One stretch of Daphnia pulicaria isolate SC F1-1A chromosome 6, SC_F0-13Bv2, whole genome shotgun sequence DNA includes these proteins:
- the LOC124342891 gene encoding mediator of RNA polymerase II transcription subunit 31-A-like, giving the protein MSTRETDEQQRIRFQVELEFVQCFANPNYLHFLAQRGYFKDPAFVNYIKYLQYWKEPAYAKYLKYPMCLHFLDLLQYEHFRKEVVNGQCARFIDDQQILHWQHYTRKRVRLLQSQAEKHMMTVQNEPTPQKSV; this is encoded by the exons ATGAGCACCCGAG AAACTGATGAACAACAAAGGATTCGATTTCAGGTGGAACTAGAATTTGTGCAATGTTTTGCAAATCCAAATTATCTGCACT TCCTTGCTCAACGTGGCTATTTTAAGGATCCAGCGTTTGTCAACTACATCAAGTATTTACAGTATTGGAAGGAGCCTGCATATGCAAAATATTTGAA GTACCCTATGTGTTTGCATTTCCTAGACTTGCTTCAATATGAGCATTTCAGAAAGGAGGTTGTGAATGGCCAGTGTGCTCGTTTCATTGATGATCAGCAAATCCTTCACTGGCAACATTACACTAGAAAGAGGGTTCGTCTTCTTCAAAGTCAAGCAGAGAAGCACATGATGACTGTTCAGAATGAGCCAACACCACAGAAAAGTGTTTGA